A genome region from Erigeron canadensis isolate Cc75 chromosome 3, C_canadensis_v1, whole genome shotgun sequence includes the following:
- the LOC122591992 gene encoding dynamin-related protein 4C-like: protein MGGGNIISADPKMINNKVVAGENNEALINLDPLEKVVLVDDDDDKSSKLNLSSSPPPLVLSYNEVIRPLRDTVHTLVCMNVIEECIYIPTIVVIGDQSSGKSSLIESLTGISLPHGEGICTRVPLIMKLQHHIDPVSQFIQLEYFGNSVPVDQTSNISEAVNLATEKIAGNQKMISGVPLTLVVKQNSVPDLTIIDLPGIPINDQSENSYHKKIDDIIEKYIGPEGTIILNVVSATADFLTCKSMQMSLKLDETGQRTLHVFTKSDKASEDMVAVATTSTGTDFVCVVNRIGEETYQEARTKEANLFQTHHLLSGFNKSMVGTHVVAQKLVVMQLGSLSKSLHLILKKINEDLNITVLAQNKLEKQFTTISEAMPTFLHISKMSEKSLAKIVVSCEFDDFLDDTQMHCSARLSNMLNEFLKNLKENQVNHWKHIDDEIPQLLEERKGSCSPSLLVEHVFNFLLQRQIVSMSGVIDSFTTRVWDYIEAVMVKVLVLHTKDDYPQLVLIVKAAAKNAIVKLKERLRFKDNVLELLEVKNMEELKLNKLVPPYNNKSLGTLAVYSETTLNQALEIETRMMAFWEFVHSSFIDSVEENVKSMMNEIIVETEMEKELMNELKTNGENRYKRMLEESPWMTMKRWKLKNRIELVEKFKKVIEKEIDEISFHGY, encoded by the exons ATGGGTGGTGGCAATATTATTTCTGCGGATCCAAAGATGATAAACAACAAAGTTGTTGCTGGTGAAAATAACGAGGCTCTAATTAATCTTGATCCGTTAGAAAAAGTTGTGTTGGTAGACGATGATGATGACAAATCATCAAAACTAAATTTATCGTCGTCGCCACCACCACTTGTTTTGTCATACAACGAAGTGATACGTCCACTTCGTGACACAGTTCATACACTCGTGTGTATGAATGTTATCgaagaatgtatatatatcccAACAATTGTTGTCATTGGTGATCAATCGTCCGGTAAGTCTAGTTTAATTGAGTCACTCACTGGCATTAGTTTGCCTCATGGAGAAGGAATATGTACTCGGGTTCCCTTGATAATGAAGCTTCAACACCATATCGATCCCGTATCACAATTTATCCAATTGGAATATTTTGGAAATTCTGTTCCGGTCGACCAAACTAGTAATATATCAGAAGCTGTTAATCTTGCAACTGAAAAAATTGCTGGCAATCAGAAAATGATATCGGGTGTGCCATTGACATTGGTAGTGAAGCAGAATAGTGTCCCTGATCTCACCATCATTGATTTGCCTGGCATTCCCATTAATGATCAATCGGAGAACTCTTATCATAAGAAAATAGACG ATATTATTGAGAAATACATAGGTCCGGAAGGAACCATCATCCTTAATGTTGTATCAGCCACTGCTGATTTTCTGACCTGTAAATCAATGCAAATGTCGCTGAAACTTGACGAAACTGGACAACGGACACTTCATGTCTTCACAAAATCTGATAAGGCATCAGAAGATATGGTGGCAGTAGCTACCACCAGCACTGGAACCGATTTTGTGTGTGTCGTAAACCGGATTGGAGAAGAAACGTACCAAGAAGCTAGAACCAAAGAAGCGAATCTCTTTCAAACTCACCATTTGCTTTCTGGATTCAACAAATCCATGGTGGGTACACATGTCGTTGCACAAAAACTTGTCGTAATGCAGTTAGGATCTTTATCTAAAAGCCTGCACTTGATTCTTAAGAAGATCAATGAAGACCTCAATATCACGGTCCTCGCACAAAATAAGTTAGAGAAGCAATTCACAACTATTTCAGAGGCAATGCCAACTTTTTTACATATTAGTAAAATGTCCGAGAAATCTCTAGCCAAAATCGTCGTCTCATGTGAGTTTGATGATTTTCTTGATGATACACAAATGCATTGTTCCGCTAGATTATCTAATATGCtgaatgaatttttaaaaaacctcaAGGAAAACCAAGTAAATCACTGGAAACATATTGATGATGAGATCCCTCAACTGCTTGAAGAAAGAAAAGGGTCATGTTCGCCTTCTCTTCTTGTAGAGCATGTTTTTAACTTTCTTTTACAAAGACAAATAGTTAGCATGTCCGGAGTAATAGACTCATTTACTACTAGAGTCTGGGATTATATAGAAGCGGTGATGGTTAAAGTGTTGGTTTTGCATACCAAAGATGACTACCCACAACTCGTTTTGATAGTCAAGGCTGCAGCTAAAAATGCAATTGTAAAATTGAAGGAGCGGTTGCGCTTTAAAGACAACGTGTTGGAGCTTCTTGAGGTGAAAAATATGGAAGAGTTAAAGTTGAACAAATTAGTACCTCCATATAATAACAAATCACTTGGTACTCTAGCTGTTTATTCTGAGACAACATTGAATCAAGCACTTGAGATAGAGACAAGGATGATGGCCTTTTGGGAGTTTGTTCATTCAAGTTTCATTGATTCCGTAGAAGAAAATGTTAAGTCAATGATGAATGAGATTATTGTGGAAACTGAAATGGAGAAGGAGTTGATGAATGAGCTGAAGACTAATGGCGAAAATAGGTATAAGCGGATGCTAGAAGAGTCACCTTGGATGACAATGAAAAGGTGGAAGCTAAAGAACAGAATTGAGTTGGTCGAGAAGTTTAAGAAAGTTATCGAGAAAGAAATCGATGAGATTTCTTTTCATGGGTATTAG
- the LOC122591993 gene encoding putative dynamin-related protein 4A codes for MNETNNPPLLLKNISEKFKEPLEMMEKLERMKVINKKIPLPKVIVLGDESVGKTSLVGKIVGMNLPCGLKVPLVLNFKCHSEPSIKFQRVGSSGIGERLEVSESDLGDTLKEYAQLVLSKEEKERSFSPLSLVVLQPYVDDFTIIDVPGIQHHSDTTKQRKELDDFEGYIFEQTKAECVFINVMSSSADLDKCLSRKFLRQQFDLLGKHTVPVISKLDLCSKEMITDIIVSQTENSPRFGYCYVKNNDSAGGKESVMEETTVSEVESYLLSKHGGEYLGFEYVVKHVVIGMLSIIFNRNSFLIYQINNDLKVTLWRKIGGRLRLIRLS; via the exons ATGAATGAAACCAATAATCCTCCCCTTTTGCTCAAAAATATATCAGAAAAGTTTAAAGAACCACTGGAAATGATGGAAAAACTGGAACGTATGAAAGTGATAAACAAGAAGATCCCACTCCCGAAAGTTATAGTATTAGGAGACGAATCCGTAGGGAAAACAAGTCTTGTTGGAAAAATAGTGGGAATGAATTTGCCTTGTGGGCTTAAAGTGCCACTTGTTTTAAACTTCAAATGTCATTCTGAACCATCAATAAAATTCCAGCGAGTGGGAAGTAGTGGTATAGGTGAAAGACTGGAAGTTTCAGAGTCAGATTTGGGGGACACACTTAAGGAATATGCTCAATTGGTTCTATCTAAAGAGGAAAAGGAACGCTCGTTTTCGCCCCTCTCTTTGGTTGTTTTACAACCGTATGTCGATGATTTCACCATCATTGATGTACCCGGTATCCAGCATCACTCAGATACAACTAAACAAAGAAAAGAATTGGATGATTTTGAAG GTTACATATTTGAGCAGACAAAAGCAGAGTGTGTTTTCATAAATGTTATGTCTAGTTCAGCAGACTTGGATAAATGCCTGTCCAGAAAGTTTCTTCGACAGCAATTTGACTTGTTGGGTAAGCACACCGTACCTGTTATTTCAAAGTTAGATCTATGCTCTAAGGAGATGATTACTGATATAATAGTGAGCCAAACCGAAAACAGCCCACGTTTTGGTTATTGTTATGTCAAGAATAATGATAGTGCTGGTGGAAAAGAATCTGTTATGGAAGAAACTACTGTTAGTGAAGTAGAGTCTTATCTCTTATCAAAGCATGGGGGAGAGTATCTAGGGTTTGAATATGTTGTCAAACATGTGGTTATTGGAATGCTTTCCATTATCTTCAACCGTAATTCTTTtcttatttaccaaattaataATGATTTGAAAGTAACTCTTTGGAGAAAGATAGGCGGGAGGTTACGTTTGATTCGGTTAAGCTAG
- the LOC122591994 gene encoding dynamin-related protein 4C-like, which produces MTTILKHFRARLLDVRYEDVEFLDYEYQLVSSQNSLSFENIASSELILAILEKQISAARNTIHNCVKEIFEYVQLILEKVFIDLAQDYYQLHLLLKQIARDIVEWTKKGFMKKVEELLKLEQKVVNTLEDRYTVILEECMSVKITDSELEAGAKSIKEFGSVKVGHLKHYPKHEVDLALKLKLSFALYWVHVVERFDGSFSMNLLSSLKDMIKVGIEETLTSYHSKLYEDNEPKLLEVEPVVHINMEKLETRTVCLNEIIKEIAMIQEEYAFLI; this is translated from the coding sequence ATGACTACCATACTTAAGCATTTTCGTGCTCGTTTGCTTGATGTTAGATATGAGGACGTAGAGTTTTTAGATTATGAATATCAGTTGGTAAGTTCACAAAACTCCTTGTCTTTTGAGAACATAGCCTCTTCTGAGCTAATTTTAGCTATTCTCGAGAAACAAATATCTGCAGCACGCAACACCATCCACAATTGCGTTAAAGAGATATTTGAATACGTCCAGTTAATATTAGAAAAGGTTTTTATAGACCTTGCTCAAGATTATTATCAGTTGCATCTGTTGTTGAAGCAAATCGCTAGAGATATTGTTGAGTGGACCAAGAAGGGTTTCATGAAAAAAGTGGAAGAGCTTTTAAAGTTAGAACAGAAGGTAGTCAACACGCTTGAGGATCGTTACACTGTTATCTTAGAGGAATGTATGTCGGTGAAAATAACAGATAGTGAGTTGGAGGCTGGAGCGAAATCAATCAAAGAATTTGGATCGGTGAAAGTGGGCCATTTGAAACACTATCCTAAGCATGAAGTGGATCTGGCCCTCAAATTAAAACTCAGTTTTGCTCTTTATTGGGTTCACGTTGTAGAAAGATTTGATGGATCTTTCTCCATGAACCTACTTTCCTCATTAAAGGACATGATAAAAGTTGGTATTGAGGAAACTTTAACATCGTATCACTCAAAATTGTATGAAGATAATGAACCGAAGCTATTGGAAGTAGAGCCTGTGGTGCATATCAATATGGAAAAACTTGAAACACGCACGGTGTGTCTcaatgaaataataaaagagaTTGCAATGATACAAGAAGAATATGCATTCCTTATCTAG
- the LOC122593382 gene encoding shikimate O-hydroxycinnamoyltransferase-like: MTMNITIKKSSIISPSETIPDSNSKQLWTSDLDFIVGRINIRTVYIYKPNGSTTDFFDADVMKKALADVLVSFYPVAGRLDRDESTGRMVINCNGEGVLFVEAESDSTLDDLGEFTPSAELQRLTPFVDESDDLSSYPLFSAQVTHFKCGGVALGCGLLHTISDGLSAIHFINTWSEVARGVPITTHPFIDRTLLRNREPPAPTHDHIEYQPPPSLITQSSPSKCSTTILKLTRDQLDTLKAKTKRDNEHIPSTYEVLAAHIWQCVCKARRLPDDQLTKLHTATDGRSRLIPRIPPGFLGNVIFTMAVVAKSGDVKSKSLSQVTEMIHNALNKMNNDYMRSAIDYLAVQPDLTSLVRGPGYFASPNLNVNSWTRLPAYDADFGWGRPVFMGPACILHGGTIFILPSPKKDGSVSLAVSLDANEQPLFKKLLYHEL; encoded by the exons ATGACGATGAACATCACTATAAAGAAATCATCAATCATTAGCCCATCAGAGACCATACCAGATTCTAATTCTAAGCAGCTATGGACCTCTGATTTGGATTTTATTGTTGGTAGAATCAATATACGTACcgtttatatatacaaaccaaATGGATCCACTACAGATTTCTTTGATGCTGATGTTATGAAAAAGGCGCTGGCTGATGTGCTTGTCTCGTTCTATCCAGTAGCAGGGCGACTGGATAGAGACGAGAGTACTGGCAGGATGGTCATAAATTGTAATGGAGAGGGAGTTTTATTTGTTGAGGCGGAATCAGATTCCACCTTGGATGACCTTGGAGAGTTTACACCATCGGCCGAGTTGCAACGTCTTACTCCCTTTGTTGATGAGTCTGACGACCTTTCCTCCTATCCTTTATTTTCTGCACAA GTAACTCATTTCAAATGTGGAGGAGTTGCTCTTGGATGTGGATTATTACATACGATTTCGGATGGTCTATCAGCCATTCATTTCATAAACACATGGTCGGAAGTTGCTCGTGGGGTCCCGATAACCACCCATCCCTTCATTGACCGAACCCTACTACGTAATAGAGAACCACCCGCCCCAACACATGACCATATCGAATACCAACCCCCACCATCCTTAATCACCCAGAGTTCCCCTTCTAAATGCTCCACAACCATTCTAAAGCTCACACGAGACCAACTCGACACCCTCAAGGCTAAAACCAAGAGAGATAATGAGCACATTCCTAGCACATACGAGGTCCTAGCGGCTCACATATGGCAATGTGTATGTAAGGCTAGACGTCTCCCGGATGACCAACTGACTAAACTACACACAGCCACAGATGGAAGGTCAAGATTGATTCCTCGGATCCCGCCTGGCTTCCTCGGAAATGTGATTTTTACAATGGCAGTGGTAGCCAAATCAGGGGATGTTAAATCAAAGTCTCTGTCACAAGTGACGGAAATGATTCATAATGCGTTGAACAAAATGAACAACGATTATATGAGATCGGCTATTGACTACCTGGCTGTACAACCTGACCTGACTAGTCTAGTTCGAGGACCTGGTTACTTTGCTAGCCCGAACCTAAACGTGAACTCTTGGACTAGATTACCTGCATATGATGCGGATTTTGGGTGGGGTCGACCGGTGTTTATGGGACCCGCATGCATATTGCATGGGGGTACCATATTCATTTTACCTAGCCCAAAAAAGGATGGAAGTGTATCATTGGCAGTTTCCTTGGATGCAAATGAACAGCCACTTTTTAAGAAGTTGTTGTATCATGAATTGTAA